The nucleotide sequence CGCGGCTGCCGTGCCCGCACCCGAGGACGTGCGAAAGCCGCTGGCTCAGCCAGCGTTCCACGCCGCGGGCGGGCACCAGGACCAGCTCCTCGGCAAACGGGTCGGGCAGCGGTGTGGCCAGCAGGGCGCCGAGGCCGTCGGCCAGCAGGTCGGTCCGCTCCGCACGGTGAAGATGAAGCGCCATTGCGGGCCACCCTAGACGGTCCGACCGACACCGGTGGCACGATGGTTTGTGACTTCAGGAGGGCAAGTGGAAACTTGGGACGCGATCCGTGCCCGACGCAACGTTCGCCAGTACACGCCGGAGCCGGTTTCCAAAGCTGATCTGGACCGCATCGCCGAGGCGGGATGGCGCGCACCTTCGGCGAAAAACCGCCAGCCGTGGGACTTTGTCATCGTCACCGACCCGGCCCAGCTGCGGGAGCTCTCGACGGTGTGGCGCGGCGCGGGTCACATCGCCAAGGCGCCGGCGGCGATCGTCCTGGTGGTCCCGGTCCCGCCGGACGAGCGCAGGCTGGTGACCGACAACTACGACGTCGGTCAGGCGACGATGGCGATGATGATCGCGGCGACCGACCTGGGCATCGGGACGGGGCATTCGTCGGTGGGGGACCAGGACAAGGCGCGCGCCATCCTGGGTGTGCCCGACGACCACCTGGTGGCCTTCATGCTCGGCGTCGGATATCCCGCCGATCGCCCACTGCGCCCCATCCGCAACCCGGATCGGCGCCCGTTCGATGAGGTCGTCCACCGCGGCCGGTGGTGACTCGGTGTCCGAGCATCGCGGCGAGTACGGGTACGACGGGTCTTTCCACACCGTCTCGGCGGGAACGCAGCTGGCGGTCGTGGGCGCGGGATCGGCCGCCCTGTTGGCGGGGGCGGGCATCAGCCTCGCGCGCGGTAACCGGGTGGCGGCGACGCTGGCGGCGGGGTCGGCCGTCGAAATCATCGCGACGGCGGCCTGGTACATCTACGCGACGCGATCCGGCAAATTCCGGGTGTGGGACGGGGTTCTCGACGACCTGGCGCTGCGCGGCGACGAAACCCTGCTCGACCTGGGGTGTGGGCGCGGCGCCGTCCTGCTCGCCGCGGCCAAGCGGTTGCCGCGGGGTCGCGCGATCGGCGTCGATCTGTGGCAGGCCGACCAGACCGACAACTCCCCGCAGTCCACGCTGTCCAACGCCGAACGCGAAGGCGTGACCGAGCGCGTCGAACTGCACACCGCCGACATGACGGCCCTGCCGTTGCCCGACGAAAGCGTCGACGTCATCGTCAGCAACCTTGCCATCCACAACATTCCGACCCGCGTAGGTCGCCGCCTGGCTTTGGATCAGGCCGTTCGTGTGCTGCGCCCGGGCGGGCGCTTGGCCATCGCCGACCTGTGGGAGACCCGCCAGCACGAGCAGCGGTTGCGCGAGCTGGGCTGGTGCAATGTTCGGCGTCGCAACCTCGGTTGGCGGATGTGGTACGGCGGCCCCTGGTTTTCCACCCGGTTGGTGACGGCCACCAAGCCGATGTGAGGCCGGGCGCGAAAACCCTTTCGGCGCAACACTTTCGCGACACGGAGCGCCGTCGATAAAGCCCAGGCAGCGAGTCAGGCCGACAACGGTTCGCCCCGCACCTCGATCCGCGTGGTGCATGCTGGGGCGATGAACAGAAACGAGATCACCGAACAGATCGTCGTTGCTCGCCTGGCCAAGGGTCTGAGCTGGCGGCAGCTGGCCGACGCCATCGACAGGCCGGTGGTGTGGACCACGGCGGCGTTGCTGGGCCAACACCCGATACCCGCCGAACTCGGCAAGGTCCTGGTCGACCTGCTCGGTCTCGATGATGCGGTGATACCGCTGCTTGCCGCGCCGCCCATGCGCGGCGGGCTGCCCACTGCCGTTCCCACCGACCCGACCATTTACCGCTTCTACGAAGCGCTTCAGGTGTATGGCCCTGCCATCAAGGAACTGATCCACGAGCAGTTCGGCGACGGCATCATGAGCGCGATCAACTTCAGCGTCGACGTGCAGAAGAAGCCGCATCCGTCGGGTGATCGCATCGTGGTGACCTTCGATGGCAAGTTCCTTCCGTATGACTGGGTATGACTGCATCTGTGCCGAGGCATAAGCAATGAAGGACGAGCAGCCAAAACCCTTGGATCTCGTGCTGTCCGGTGGCGGCGTCAAGGGCATCGGCCTGGTGGGGGCGGTGGTCGCGCTCTTGGATGCCGGGTATTCGGTCAAGCGGGTGTCCGGCGTGTCAGCCGGATCGCTCGTCGGGTCGATTTTGGCGGCCTCGTCGAACGGGAATCAGCTCACCACGGACGAGATCAAAGAAATTGCGCTTACCCTGCCGTACCACAAGTTTCGCGACCGCGGCGCCATCGGACGAGTCCCGATGGTCGGCAAGGCGTGGGGCTTGCTGCGTGAGACCGGCATGTATCGCGGGGATTTTGCGCACGCCTGGATCCGCAGCGAACTGAAGAACTTGGGCGTCACCACATTCGGCGACCTGGCCCTCGACGACGAGCTGTTGATCGAGCAGCGCCGCTACCGGCTGGTGGTCACCGTCGCCGATGTGACGCGGGGTCAGTTGGTGCGGTTGCCGTGGGATTATCGGCGGGTCTATGGGCTCGATCCCGACGACCAGCCGGTGGCCGACGCGGTGCGCGCGTCGATGGCGATCCCGTTTTACTTTCGACCGGTCGAGCTGACCAGCGCCAACGGGATAACCTCCACCCTGGTCGACGGGGGCGTGCTGTCGAACTTTCCGATCGACTCGTTCGACCGGCCCGATCGCCGGCGGCCGCGCTGGCCCACCTTCGGCGTGACCGTGCTGCCAAACCTGCCCGAAGGCAACGACCAGTTGATCCCGGCGTTGGGCGCGCTGCGTCGTCTTGGGCCGCCGTCGCTGCTGGAAAAGTTGATCACCACCATGTTCGTCGGTCACGATCAGACCCACCTCAACCAGCCGTGGGTGAGTGCGCGCGCCATTCGGGTCGACTCGACATCGGTGAACTTTCTCGACTTCAGCATCGGTCGGCAAGACGCCGAGATGCTCTACCAAAAGGGGTACGTCGCGGCCCAGGAGTTCGTGTCGACCTGGGACTGGGAGGAGTATTTGCAGCGGTTTCGGCGGTTCGACTAGCTGGCCAGTACCTGCGGCGAGAGTTCCTTGAGCATGGCGTTGGCCCAGCGCATCTGGCGCAGCGTCTCCGGGTGACAGCGCGCAGCCAGGCTGAGCAGCTCTTCATCCTTGGCGGCCTGCGCGCCCTGCGACAGCAGTTCCCAATCCAGCGATGCGCCCGCGGCCAGCCGGTGTATCCGACGCAGGTCGGCGAGCAGCAGCAGCCCAGGTTCCGGGCGGCGGCGCAGCAGGCCACTCAGTCGCGATTGGACGGGCCCCGTCATCGCGGCGGTGCGCGGCTTGCCCGACAGGCGCAGACCGTAGTGACGGCCGTGGTCGGCCAGCTCGGCGAGGTGGTGCTGCGACCAGCCGGCCAAATCGAGCGCCAGGTGGTGGATGTCCTGGTCGCTGTGGTGACGCGCGGCCATCACGTTGAGTTCGTGCGCCAGTTTACGTTCGGAGCGGTGCAGCTCACGGATCGCCAGTTTGAGTTTCATGCCTGGGCTCCCGCGGCCGCCGGCGCCCCGGCGCCGTTCGAATGTTCCTTGTGCCCTGGGCTTTTCGGCATTTTCCGCAGGCGGGCGGCGCCCGTTTTGAAGATCGGTTGTTTGGATACCGGGTCCCAGTCGGTCAGCGTGAGCTCGTTTCCCGCGCGCCGGTGTGCCGTGCCGTCGGTGTCCCAGTAGCCGTAGTGGAAGGGCACGAACAGCACGCCGTCGCGGATCCCGTTGACGCGGACGGGACACGTGACGCTGCCCCGTGGCGCAGTCACCTCGACGATATCGCCATCCTTGATCTCCAGGCGCTGGGCGTCCCGTTGCGACACTTCGACCCACACCTCCGGTGCGGCCTGCTGAAGTTGTTGTGCCCGAGCGGTTTTCGTACGTGTGTGGAAGTGGTAGACGGTGCGTCCGGTGATCAACGCGAAGGGGTAGTCGGCGCTGGGTCGCTCATGTGGGGGAACGAACTCGGCGGCCTTGATGATGGCCTTGCCGAACGGGTTCATCGCACGGTACTCGGTGGGCTCCAGCGGGGCGCCGGTGATCAGGTCCTTGCCGTAGGCCTCGCAGTAGTCGGGCGCCGCCCAGAATTTCGCATCGGCGCAAAGTCGTTCGGTCCCATCGGGATGTTCGGCGTTGCAAGGCCATTGGATGCCGCTGCCGCCGCGCAGCTTGTCATACGTCAGGCCCGTGTAATCGCACGGGCGGCCGGCGCTGCACTTCTTCCACGCTTCGAACGCCGACTCGGGGTCGGTCCAGGGTGGGAACGGTTGGCCGTCCTTGTCGCGAAAGTCCATCCGTCGCGCGTAGTCGAGGAAGATGTCCAGGTCCGAGCGCGCGAAACCCGGTGGCTCGACGGCCTTTTCGGACAGATGCACGGTGCGGTCGGCATTGGTGAAGGTACCGGTCTTCTCACCCCACGCCGCGGCGGGCAACACCACGTCG is from Mycobacterium conspicuum and encodes:
- a CDS encoding nitroreductase family protein codes for the protein METWDAIRARRNVRQYTPEPVSKADLDRIAEAGWRAPSAKNRQPWDFVIVTDPAQLRELSTVWRGAGHIAKAPAAIVLVVPVPPDERRLVTDNYDVGQATMAMMIAATDLGIGTGHSSVGDQDKARAILGVPDDHLVAFMLGVGYPADRPLRPIRNPDRRPFDEVVHRGRW
- a CDS encoding class I SAM-dependent methyltransferase, whose protein sequence is MRSSTAAGGDSVSEHRGEYGYDGSFHTVSAGTQLAVVGAGSAALLAGAGISLARGNRVAATLAAGSAVEIIATAAWYIYATRSGKFRVWDGVLDDLALRGDETLLDLGCGRGAVLLAAAKRLPRGRAIGVDLWQADQTDNSPQSTLSNAEREGVTERVELHTADMTALPLPDESVDVIVSNLAIHNIPTRVGRRLALDQAVRVLRPGGRLAIADLWETRQHEQRLRELGWCNVRRRNLGWRMWYGGPWFSTRLVTATKPM
- the cynS gene encoding cyanase — encoded protein: MNRNEITEQIVVARLAKGLSWRQLADAIDRPVVWTTAALLGQHPIPAELGKVLVDLLGLDDAVIPLLAAPPMRGGLPTAVPTDPTIYRFYEALQVYGPAIKELIHEQFGDGIMSAINFSVDVQKKPHPSGDRIVVTFDGKFLPYDWV
- a CDS encoding patatin-like phospholipase family protein, encoding MKDEQPKPLDLVLSGGGVKGIGLVGAVVALLDAGYSVKRVSGVSAGSLVGSILAASSNGNQLTTDEIKEIALTLPYHKFRDRGAIGRVPMVGKAWGLLRETGMYRGDFAHAWIRSELKNLGVTTFGDLALDDELLIEQRRYRLVVTVADVTRGQLVRLPWDYRRVYGLDPDDQPVADAVRASMAIPFYFRPVELTSANGITSTLVDGGVLSNFPIDSFDRPDRRRPRWPTFGVTVLPNLPEGNDQLIPALGALRRLGPPSLLEKLITTMFVGHDQTHLNQPWVSARAIRVDSTSVNFLDFSIGRQDAEMLYQKGYVAAQEFVSTWDWEEYLQRFRRFD